In one Chryseobacterium camelliae genomic region, the following are encoded:
- a CDS encoding ferritin — protein sequence MVSEKIAKLINEQIAHEQYAAQYYLSMSAWFSSKDLDGIANYFRVQSKEELMHADKMFDYLNDVGGEIIIGEIAKPPHEFENATDIFEKALAHEKIVTKSIFNIVKNANEEGDFATTSFLQWFINEQVEEEASASQLVTKIKMVCDNPSALYLFDQELAQRVFTPDPTA from the coding sequence ATGGTTAGCGAGAAAATTGCAAAATTAATTAACGAACAAATAGCTCACGAACAATACGCTGCACAATATTATCTTTCAATGTCTGCTTGGTTTTCAAGTAAGGATCTGGATGGAATTGCCAATTATTTCAGAGTGCAGAGCAAAGAAGAATTGATGCATGCTGATAAAATGTTTGATTATTTAAATGATGTAGGAGGCGAAATCATTATAGGAGAAATTGCAAAACCACCTCATGAATTTGAAAATGCAACAGATATTTTTGAAAAAGCATTGGCTCACGAGAAAATCGTAACAAAAAGTATCTTTAATATTGTAAAAAATGCAAATGAAGAAGGAGATTTTGCGACTACTTCTTTCCTGCAATGGTTCATCAACGAACAGGTAGAAGAGGAAGCAAGTGCATCACAATTGGTGACTAAAATTAAAATGGTGTGTGATAATCCTTCTGCATTGTATCTTTTTGATCAGGAATTGGCACAGAGAGTGTTTACTCCGGATCCGACAGCTTAA
- a CDS encoding IS481 family transposase, which translates to MTTQQKIIKNKLGVLELAQHLGNVSKACKVMGYSRDSFYRFKELYEQGGELALQEISRRKPVLKNRVDEVIEKAVVDIAIENPALGQLRVSNELKKKGFIVSPGGVRSIWLRHDLHTFKLRLKALEAKSAQDGIVLTESQLSALERAKEEKKAHGEIETHHPGYLGAQDTYYVGNIKGVGHIYQQTFIDTYSKVVFAKLYDRKNALIAADMLNDQVVPFFEQQELRLLRILTDRGTEYCGIREQHEYQLYLAIEDIDHTKTKAKSPQTNGICERFHRTIQEEFYAIAFRKKIYRSIEELQLDLNSWLSYYNNERTHTGKHCYGKTPMQMFLDSKPIAKEKLLETLAEEQKILTFGSKDNIG; encoded by the coding sequence ATGACAACGCAACAAAAAATTATCAAAAACAAGTTAGGTGTACTTGAATTAGCACAACATTTAGGAAATGTATCCAAAGCTTGTAAAGTAATGGGTTATTCCCGAGACAGTTTTTATCGATTCAAAGAACTGTATGAGCAAGGAGGTGAATTAGCATTACAGGAAATCTCGAGAAGAAAGCCAGTATTAAAGAATCGTGTGGATGAAGTTATTGAAAAGGCTGTTGTTGATATAGCCATTGAAAACCCTGCTTTGGGGCAGCTTAGAGTAAGTAATGAACTTAAAAAGAAAGGTTTCATTGTATCGCCAGGGGGAGTCAGAAGTATTTGGTTAAGGCACGATCTACATACATTTAAGTTAAGATTAAAAGCTTTGGAAGCCAAATCCGCTCAAGATGGTATAGTCCTTACTGAATCTCAACTTTCAGCATTAGAAAGGGCTAAGGAAGAGAAAAAAGCTCACGGAGAAATTGAAACTCATCATCCTGGATATTTAGGAGCTCAAGACACTTATTACGTAGGCAATATCAAAGGAGTTGGACATATTTATCAGCAAACTTTTATTGACACGTATTCTAAAGTAGTATTTGCAAAGCTATATGACCGTAAAAATGCTCTTATTGCTGCTGACATGCTTAATGATCAGGTAGTCCCTTTCTTTGAGCAGCAGGAACTTCGTTTACTCAGAATTTTAACAGACAGAGGAACGGAATACTGTGGAATAAGAGAACAGCATGAATACCAACTTTATTTAGCCATTGAAGATATTGATCACACGAAGACCAAGGCTAAAAGTCCTCAGACTAACGGCATTTGTGAACGCTTTCACAGGACGATACAGGAAGAGTTTTATGCCATAGCTTTCAGAAAGAAAATTTATAGAAGCATTGAAGAACTGCAATTAGACCTAAACAGCTGGCTATCGTATTACAACAATGAAAGAACGCATACAGGAAAACATTGTTACGGTAAAACACCGATGCAGATGTTTTTGGATAGTAAACCTATTGCAAAAGAGAAATTATTGGAAACTCTTGCAGAGGAACAAAAAATCCTTACTTTTGGAAGTAAGGACAATATTGGATAA
- a CDS encoding UvrD-helicase domain-containing protein, producing the protein MQNSYTVINASAGSGKTYALVQRLLMICLRYPNQQQSIRNILALTFTNKAANEMKERILSWLGNFSADHFADNGDLKNIQKAFEEEGLKISLDELHLRAKKLLDYILHNYSTLNIGTIDRFNSRLVRSFSYELGLAKNFNLEIEAEPFLIEAVDKMLDQIGENEVISNSFMDYVDYSLENNERINLNKNLYDSAKEFVKDIHYEHLKNNKDFDNTNYENIKDSLRKEIVANKKQAAELATQSIDLFKSRNIEIEDFAQGKNGIGGFFTKVLDFYHQKRTGFPFPTTAEESVINNYRKGAATKSKHKEAEILEILDQLLENRMQLILLYIETQKKEKILSALLPLKVNKDIQDELKKIEEENDLVLLSKFNILINENLRNEPSAFIYEKVGSQFQHYFFDEFQDTSELQWQNFVPLRDHSVSTENTSFTLVGDPKQSIYRFRGGESKLMLDIINKKEISPKEAELLVLKDNWRSAKNIVKFNNELYEFHSRELAEEHQHIFGTDGMQNPKSGIDGRVKVNLIENLTNEDFYNDTSERMQKDIQESLNNGFKFSDITILCRGNFDIFSYSQKLGSLKVNYKGEETNIKTISDKGLTLELSNTLKAVIEFLKWETNPKNKPNLIMMMYHLSKLGRIHMSDFTLEMKEILEIETHEAILQFIQQKYSLQLRQDNFPRFNLYNFVEYYINEFSVENKETDFLLNFLEMLFNFTQNAGASTKEFLKYWDEEASTYTIQASENIDAIQIMTIHKAKGLEFPIVFIPMMNKNRDAEFTNWFETSDNTALKSVNINQFSKNLEVYDEEIEKFNKQNAYKNFVDRLCLQYVATTRPVEQLFFYIQKANKTSNNLELLEFLQSKNSENLDEFDVYEVHPEMLKKHSKDKTSTFETKDINNLKNINEKNTSIKIATPSKNYQVRNEKVRIGLFVHELLSKINTEKDIAKVLETYVLDGQITHEEKDEIQNTLEQIIKTYAEFFDEKWEVINEKDIMISENGESRMYRPDRILKSDEGYIIIDFKTGEETEKNEKQIENYKHILEKLGRKVLKTQLIYLYVIATTLSDS; encoded by the coding sequence ATGCAAAATTCTTATACAGTTATCAATGCTTCAGCGGGTTCGGGGAAAACATACGCCCTTGTTCAGAGGCTTTTGATGATCTGTCTTCGGTATCCTAATCAGCAGCAATCGATCAGGAATATTCTGGCTTTAACCTTTACCAATAAAGCAGCCAATGAAATGAAGGAAAGAATTTTATCGTGGCTGGGAAATTTCTCTGCTGATCATTTTGCTGACAATGGAGACTTAAAAAATATTCAAAAGGCATTTGAAGAGGAAGGATTGAAAATTAGTCTTGACGAATTGCATCTCCGAGCCAAAAAATTACTGGATTATATTCTTCATAATTACTCCACTTTAAATATCGGAACGATTGACCGCTTCAATTCGCGCTTGGTAAGAAGTTTTTCCTATGAATTGGGATTGGCAAAGAACTTTAATCTTGAAATCGAAGCAGAACCGTTTTTGATTGAAGCCGTTGACAAAATGCTCGACCAAATCGGAGAAAATGAGGTGATTTCCAATTCCTTCATGGATTATGTAGATTACAGTCTTGAAAATAATGAGCGAATTAACTTAAATAAAAACCTTTATGATTCGGCGAAAGAGTTTGTAAAAGATATTCATTACGAACATCTTAAAAACAATAAAGATTTCGACAACACGAATTATGAAAACATAAAAGACTCTCTTCGAAAAGAAATTGTTGCCAACAAAAAACAGGCTGCAGAACTTGCCACACAATCCATTGATTTATTTAAGTCCAGAAATATTGAGATTGAGGATTTTGCACAGGGAAAAAATGGAATCGGGGGATTTTTCACAAAAGTTTTAGATTTCTATCATCAAAAAAGAACAGGTTTTCCTTTTCCAACGACTGCAGAAGAATCTGTTATCAATAATTACAGAAAAGGAGCAGCTACGAAATCAAAGCATAAGGAAGCTGAAATCTTAGAAATTCTGGATCAATTGCTTGAAAACAGAATGCAGCTGATTCTTTTATACATTGAAACCCAGAAAAAGGAGAAAATCTTATCGGCACTTCTTCCTTTAAAAGTAAATAAAGACATTCAGGATGAATTGAAAAAAATCGAGGAAGAGAATGATCTGGTTTTACTTTCAAAATTCAATATTCTCATCAATGAAAATCTTCGGAATGAACCTTCTGCCTTTATTTATGAAAAAGTAGGTTCACAGTTTCAGCATTATTTTTTTGATGAATTTCAGGATACTTCAGAACTTCAATGGCAGAATTTCGTACCGTTAAGAGACCACTCTGTTTCTACGGAAAATACATCATTTACGTTAGTTGGTGATCCCAAACAAAGTATTTACCGCTTTCGTGGTGGTGAAAGTAAGCTGATGCTGGATATTATCAATAAAAAAGAAATTTCTCCTAAAGAAGCAGAACTTTTAGTTTTAAAAGATAACTGGCGAAGTGCAAAAAACATTGTGAAGTTCAATAATGAGCTGTATGAGTTTCATTCACGAGAATTAGCGGAAGAACATCAACATATTTTCGGAACAGATGGAATGCAAAATCCAAAATCGGGAATCGATGGCCGTGTAAAAGTTAATTTAATAGAAAACCTAACCAACGAAGATTTCTACAACGATACTTCTGAAAGAATGCAGAAAGATATCCAGGAAAGTCTGAATAATGGTTTTAAATTTTCTGATATTACGATTCTCTGTCGGGGAAATTTCGATATTTTCAGTTACTCTCAAAAACTGGGAAGCCTGAAAGTCAATTATAAAGGGGAAGAAACAAATATTAAGACGATTTCCGATAAAGGACTTACTTTAGAATTATCCAATACCCTGAAAGCAGTGATTGAATTTCTGAAATGGGAAACCAATCCGAAGAATAAGCCCAATTTAATCATGATGATGTATCATCTGAGTAAGCTGGGAAGAATTCACATGTCAGATTTTACACTGGAAATGAAGGAAATTTTGGAGATTGAAACGCATGAAGCAATTTTGCAGTTCATTCAACAGAAATATTCTCTACAATTAAGACAGGATAATTTTCCAAGGTTTAATCTGTACAATTTTGTAGAATATTACATCAATGAATTTTCGGTTGAAAACAAAGAAACTGATTTCCTGTTGAATTTTCTGGAAATGCTTTTCAACTTTACTCAAAATGCAGGTGCAAGTACGAAAGAGTTTTTAAAATATTGGGATGAAGAAGCTTCAACGTACACCATTCAGGCTTCGGAAAATATTGATGCTATTCAGATCATGACCATCCACAAAGCAAAAGGGCTGGAATTCCCGATTGTCTTTATTCCAATGATGAACAAAAATCGTGATGCTGAGTTTACCAACTGGTTCGAAACAAGCGACAACACTGCTTTGAAATCGGTTAACATTAATCAATTCAGCAAAAATCTTGAAGTCTACGATGAGGAAATTGAAAAGTTCAACAAACAAAACGCCTATAAAAATTTTGTTGACAGGCTATGTTTACAGTATGTTGCAACAACCCGACCTGTAGAGCAATTATTTTTTTATATCCAAAAAGCCAATAAAACATCGAACAATCTTGAATTGCTGGAATTTCTGCAATCTAAAAACTCTGAAAATCTTGATGAATTTGACGTTTATGAAGTTCATCCTGAAATGTTGAAAAAACATTCAAAAGATAAAACGTCAACGTTTGAGACTAAAGATATCAACAACTTAAAAAACATCAACGAAAAAAATACGTCAATCAAAATTGCAACTCCTTCCAAAAATTACCAGGTAAGAAACGAGAAGGTAAGAATCGGACTTTTTGTTCATGAACTGTTATCGAAAATCAATACTGAAAAAGATATTGCAAAGGTATTGGAGACTTATGTTCTGGATGGACAAATCACCCATGAAGAAAAGGATGAAATTCAAAATACATTAGAACAAATTATTAAAACCTACGCTGAATTTTTTGATGAAAAATGGGAAGTCATCAATGAAAAAGACATCATGATTTCCGAAAACGGGGAAAGCCGCATGTATCGCCCCGACCGGATATTGAAAAGTGATGAAGGTTATATTATCATCGATTTTAAAACTGGGGAAGAAACAGAGAAGAATGAGAAGCAGATTGAGAACTACAAGCACATTCTGGAAAAATTGGGAAGAAAGGTGTTGAAGACTCAGTTGATTTATTTATATGTAATAGCCACGACTTTATCTGACAGTTAG
- a CDS encoding SIMPL domain-containing protein, producing the protein MNKTIIAIAVAALGFIIGLGLLGNAIKNRNKSENTISVTGLGTKPFTSDLITWSGSFSKNNLDLKSAYDELASDRKVINDYLLSKGIKQNEIVFSSVDIQKQFRSYNDSNGNYVQGEFSGYNLTQKVSIESKEVAKIENLSRNITEIINRGIEFTSSSPSYFYTKLSTVKQEMIASATKDAKERAEKIAENSGSSLGNLKKATMGVIQITAPNSNEDYSYGGTFNTSSKEKEASITIKLEYEVN; encoded by the coding sequence ATGAATAAAACAATTATTGCTATCGCAGTTGCTGCATTGGGTTTCATCATCGGTTTAGGACTTTTAGGAAATGCCATCAAAAACCGGAATAAATCTGAAAATACCATTTCGGTAACCGGTTTAGGAACCAAACCATTTACCTCAGATCTTATCACATGGTCAGGAAGTTTTTCAAAAAATAATCTCGATCTGAAATCAGCTTATGACGAATTAGCTTCAGATCGAAAAGTGATTAATGATTATTTGCTTTCAAAAGGAATTAAGCAGAACGAAATCGTCTTCTCATCGGTAGATATTCAAAAGCAGTTCAGAAGCTATAATGATTCTAATGGAAATTATGTTCAGGGTGAGTTTTCCGGATATAACCTGACCCAAAAAGTGTCTATTGAAAGTAAGGAAGTTGCCAAAATTGAAAATCTTTCCAGGAATATTACCGAAATTATCAATCGTGGAATTGAATTTACATCCTCTTCGCCATCCTATTTTTACACCAAGCTTTCTACGGTGAAGCAGGAAATGATCGCTTCTGCAACAAAAGATGCTAAGGAACGAGCTGAAAAAATCGCTGAAAACTCAGGAAGCAGCCTTGGTAACCTTAAAAAAGCAACAATGGGTGTCATACAGATTACCGCTCCGAATTCAAATGAAGATTATTCTTACGGAGGAACTTTTAATACGTCTTCTAAAGAAAAAGAAGCAAGTATTACTATAAAATTAGAATATGAAGTGAATTAA
- a CDS encoding GNAT family N-acetyltransferase, with the protein MEFLQITSPEDYRVQEIYNSYSTTFPEDERRDWAPFINLLSHPNAKIISVLHDTKNIGYLIIWELSHFVFVEHFEVFAEFRSQKLGSHITGYLFKNYPRIILEIEPEHLDDDAKRRYAFYQKNNFRLVDELYVQPSYGEGKNALKLWLLANYAPENIKEIKEEIYDIVYH; encoded by the coding sequence ATGGAATTTTTACAAATCACTTCTCCTGAAGATTACAGGGTTCAGGAAATCTATAACTCGTATTCTACCACCTTTCCGGAAGACGAAAGAAGGGATTGGGCTCCTTTTATCAATCTTTTGAGTCATCCGAATGCTAAGATTATTTCGGTTTTGCATGACACAAAAAATATCGGCTACTTAATTATCTGGGAGCTCAGTCATTTTGTTTTTGTAGAGCACTTTGAAGTATTTGCTGAGTTCAGAAGTCAGAAACTAGGCTCTCACATCACTGGCTATTTATTTAAAAATTATCCTAGAATTATCTTGGAAATAGAACCGGAACATTTAGATGATGATGCCAAAAGACGCTATGCGTTTTATCAGAAAAATAACTTCAGACTAGTAGATGAGCTATATGTACAGCCTAGCTATGGAGAAGGAAAAAACGCTCTTAAACTTTGGCTCCTGGCAAACTACGCTCCCGAAAATATAAAGGAAATCAAAGAAGAAATCTACGATATTGTTTATCATTAA
- a CDS encoding PspC family transcriptional regulator: protein MLSNIRHKMEREWFGVLTRTGAKLGIPVSKLRVFFIYSTFATAGFFFLIYLGLAFTLWIKDIFITRRPNVFDL from the coding sequence ATGCTGAGCAATATCCGACACAAAATGGAAAGAGAATGGTTTGGTGTTCTTACGAGAACAGGCGCTAAACTGGGAATTCCTGTTTCAAAATTAAGAGTGTTTTTTATCTACTCTACTTTTGCGACTGCAGGGTTTTTCTTTTTAATTTATCTGGGCTTGGCTTTTACTCTTTGGATTAAAGATATTTTTATTACCCGAAGACCTAATGTTTTTGATTTATAA
- a CDS encoding DUF2851 family protein gives MNEKLLQYLWNFKIFTNFDFKDTDGNSIEILHSGKWNTDSGPDFLMAKIKTKNVILAGNIELHVKSSDWIFHQHSDDPNYQNIILHVVFQHDIEIEEFTAKNIPTLELKKHIDENILGKYEKLLYENQFISCENLFTPHNIPFYFHEENVLKKLQEKSISIEEDLKRSKNNFEAVLFHHLAYSFGLKVNAFIFKQIAESIDFSIINKIRQDKIQLEALFFGISGWLENPIDDQMKLWKREFDFLTTKFNLPYLRTHPKFLRLRPPNFPTIRLSQLANLYFQHQNLFSKLISAKDSEEVYEIFKNIKASEYWDDKFNFGKISSHIQPKILSKEFINLIIFNSILPVKYTYHQYHNEDNPEEMISFYKSLPPEKNFITENWKKLKVKPDTALESQSLIYHYKSNCETKNCLNCGIGLKILKET, from the coding sequence ATGAATGAAAAGCTTCTCCAATATCTTTGGAATTTCAAGATTTTCACCAATTTTGATTTTAAAGATACTGATGGAAATTCAATTGAAATCCTACATTCCGGAAAATGGAATACGGATTCCGGACCCGATTTCCTGATGGCAAAAATTAAAACTAAAAATGTAATCCTTGCCGGTAACATTGAACTGCACGTAAAATCTTCAGACTGGATTTTCCATCAGCATTCTGATGATCCTAATTATCAGAATATCATTCTACATGTAGTCTTCCAGCACGACATAGAAATTGAAGAATTTACCGCTAAAAATATCCCGACATTAGAACTTAAAAAACATATTGATGAGAATATTCTCGGGAAATACGAAAAACTACTTTATGAAAATCAGTTTATTTCCTGTGAAAACCTTTTCACTCCCCACAACATTCCTTTTTACTTCCATGAAGAGAATGTTTTAAAAAAGCTTCAGGAAAAATCGATTTCTATTGAAGAAGATCTTAAAAGATCAAAAAATAATTTCGAAGCCGTACTTTTTCATCATCTCGCCTATTCTTTCGGGCTCAAAGTGAATGCTTTTATTTTTAAACAAATTGCAGAAAGCATAGATTTTTCCATCATTAATAAAATCAGACAGGATAAAATCCAGCTTGAAGCTTTATTTTTCGGAATTTCAGGTTGGCTTGAAAACCCAATCGACGACCAGATGAAACTGTGGAAACGGGAATTTGATTTTCTTACAACAAAATTCAACCTTCCTTATCTCAGAACTCATCCTAAATTTTTAAGATTAAGACCTCCGAATTTCCCAACGATTCGTCTTTCTCAGTTAGCTAACCTTTATTTTCAACATCAGAATCTTTTCTCAAAACTCATTTCGGCAAAAGACTCTGAAGAAGTATATGAAATTTTTAAAAATATCAAAGCTTCCGAATATTGGGATGATAAATTCAATTTTGGAAAAATATCTTCTCATATCCAACCTAAAATTTTAAGCAAAGAATTTATCAATCTTATTATTTTCAACAGCATTTTACCTGTAAAATACACTTACCATCAATACCATAACGAAGACAACCCGGAAGAGATGATCAGCTTCTATAAAAGCTTACCTCCTGAAAAGAATTTTATTACTGAAAACTGGAAAAAACTGAAAGTAAAACCCGATACAGCACTGGAAAGCCAAAGCCTCATTTATCATTATAAAAGCAATTGTGAAACAAAAAATTGCTTAAATTGCGGTATTGGTTTAAAAATTTTAAAAGAGACATAA
- the bshA gene encoding N-acetyl-alpha-D-glucosaminyl L-malate synthase BshA has product MKIGILCYPTYGGSGIVATELGMSLANKGYEVHFISSALPARLDITNPNIFFHRVNVQTYPLFQYQPYDIALSSMIYRVVNLYKLDLLHAHYAIPYAYAAFTAKQMLHEDNNDIPLVTTLHGTDITLVGQHPSYKHAVEFSINKSDAITSVSESLKKDTLQFFNIKKEIQVITNFIDNSEFDECNECQRTQFANPDEKILIHVSNLRPVKRVDEVLQIFKNVEKKVKSKLIIIGEGPDMEKINQFLEENPELISKIRLLGKVNDLYRILQLSDVFLLPSEQESFGLAALEAMAAYTPVISSNAGGIPEVNIQGETGFLAEIGNVEAMSNYCIKLLNNDELLAKMKLNAKEQAVKFDLKNILPIYEEMYKTTIENFKLTAQASVSE; this is encoded by the coding sequence ATGAAAATAGGCATACTTTGCTACCCAACCTACGGAGGAAGCGGAATTGTAGCAACAGAACTAGGGATGTCACTTGCTAATAAAGGCTATGAAGTACACTTCATCAGTTCAGCCCTGCCTGCAAGATTAGATATTACCAATCCTAATATTTTTTTTCACAGAGTAAACGTTCAGACCTATCCGCTTTTTCAGTATCAGCCTTATGATATTGCGCTAAGCTCGATGATCTATCGTGTCGTTAATCTGTACAAACTTGATCTGCTTCATGCTCATTACGCCATTCCTTATGCATATGCAGCTTTTACGGCAAAACAGATGCTTCATGAAGATAATAATGACATCCCGTTGGTAACAACACTTCACGGAACCGACATCACGTTAGTAGGGCAACACCCAAGCTATAAACACGCTGTAGAGTTTTCCATCAATAAATCTGATGCGATAACATCCGTTTCCGAAAGCTTAAAAAAAGACACGCTGCAGTTTTTCAATATTAAAAAGGAAATTCAGGTAATCACCAACTTTATCGACAATTCTGAGTTTGATGAATGTAATGAATGCCAGAGAACGCAGTTTGCCAATCCTGATGAAAAGATTTTAATCCATGTTTCCAATTTAAGACCGGTAAAACGTGTAGATGAAGTTTTGCAGATATTCAAAAATGTAGAGAAAAAAGTAAAGTCCAAGTTAATTATCATTGGAGAAGGTCCGGATATGGAGAAAATCAATCAGTTTTTGGAAGAAAACCCGGAACTGATTTCAAAAATCCGTCTTTTAGGAAAAGTGAATGACCTGTACAGAATTCTTCAGCTTTCCGATGTGTTCTTACTGCCTTCTGAGCAGGAAAGCTTCGGTTTGGCAGCATTGGAAGCAATGGCGGCTTACACTCCGGTGATCAGTTCCAACGCAGGAGGAATTCCGGAAGTAAATATTCAGGGAGAAACAGGATTTTTAGCTGAAATCGGAAATGTAGAAGCGATGAGTAATTACTGTATCAAATTGTTAAACAATGATGAACTTTTGGCAAAAATGAAACTGAATGCAAAAGAACAAGCCGTAAAATTTGATTTGAAAAATATCCTTCCTATTTACGAAGAAATGTACAAAACGACTATTGAAAATTTCAAACTGACCGCACAAGCTTCGGTATCGGAATAA